Proteins from one Pseudomonas sp. KBS0710 genomic window:
- a CDS encoding CpaF family protein: MNGEKLFGSPARGIGGNTDHDGLKLVLHRYIIDAIEESGKNLLEGSRPLLAQFVIDKVAEYINRMHLAISRYEMERLAEEIVDELTGFGPLEVLLRDPSVTEILVNGPHRVFIERDGLLHQSDLRFIDSHHVERVMQRILAPLGRRLDESSPMVDARLPDGSRVNAIIPPIALDGPCLSIRKFRKDMLKSSDLVAMQTIDQNIFDFFQEAVGKRCNILISGGTGTGKTTLLNILSQLINPHERLVTIEDVAELQLGHPHVVRLETRPPNAEGHGEVKASDLIRNALRMRPDRIILGEIRGVEVLDVLTAMNTGHDGSMSTVHANNAADALLRLETLVGLTGRVVAEKTLRQMICAALDVVIQLTRLPDGRRCVSEVVEVVGVREDVYVTNTLFRHDRRTGFGFLREAVNPAGDKLRREPA, encoded by the coding sequence ATGAACGGTGAAAAACTCTTCGGCTCACCCGCTCGGGGCATCGGCGGCAACACTGACCACGACGGGCTCAAGCTGGTGCTGCATCGCTACATCATCGATGCCATCGAGGAGTCAGGCAAAAACCTGCTGGAGGGTTCACGCCCGCTGCTGGCGCAGTTTGTCATCGACAAAGTGGCCGAATATATCAACCGCATGCACTTGGCGATTTCCCGTTATGAGATGGAGCGCCTGGCCGAAGAGATCGTCGATGAACTGACCGGTTTCGGCCCGCTGGAAGTGTTGCTGCGCGACCCGTCCGTGACCGAAATCCTGGTCAACGGCCCGCACCGCGTATTTATCGAACGTGACGGTTTGCTGCACCAAAGCGATCTGCGCTTTATAGATTCGCACCACGTCGAACGCGTGATGCAACGCATCCTCGCACCGCTGGGGCGGCGCCTGGATGAGTCGTCGCCGATGGTCGATGCGCGCCTGCCGGATGGCAGCCGGGTCAACGCGATCATCCCGCCGATTGCGCTGGACGGGCCGTGCCTGTCGATTCGAAAATTTCGCAAGGACATGCTCAAAAGCAGTGACCTGGTGGCGATGCAGACCATCGACCAGAACATCTTCGATTTCTTCCAGGAAGCCGTGGGCAAGCGCTGCAATATCCTGATCAGTGGCGGTACCGGCACCGGTAAAACCACGCTGCTCAATATCCTCAGCCAACTGATCAACCCCCATGAGCGCCTGGTCACCATCGAAGACGTGGCTGAGCTGCAACTGGGCCACCCCCATGTGGTGCGCCTGGAAACCCGCCCGCCGAATGCCGAGGGCCATGGCGAGGTCAAGGCCAGCGACCTGATCCGCAACGCCCTGCGGATGCGCCCCGACCGCATCATCCTTGGCGAGATCCGCGGCGTGGAAGTGCTTGATGTACTCACCGCCATGAACACCGGCCACGACGGTTCCATGAGTACCGTACACGCCAACAACGCCGCCGATGCGCTGCTGCGCCTGGAAACCCTGGTGGGCTTGACCGGCCGTGTGGTGGCGGAGAAAACCCTGCGACAGATGATCTGCGCGGCGCTCGATGTGGTGATCCAGTTGACCCGCTTGCCGGACGGGCGTCGCTGCGTCAGCGAAGTGGTCGAGGTGGTCGGTGTCCGTGAAGACGTGTACGTGACCAATACCCTGTTCCGTCATGACCGGCGCACCGGCTTCGGCTTCTTGCGCGAAGCGGTCAACCCGGCCGGCGATAAACTGCGCCGCGAACCGGCTTAG
- a CDS encoding prepilin peptidase yields MIHSAVVLLWLGLCAVQDVRQRLLANRLTLGAALLALIYLVWTGNTWLGASVGQGLWAFFLALLLTLPGYALGRLGAGDVKLLAALALASNADYLLGSFVGAAIANLLWLLAAPKLWPLMSQGVKNHLGYLAPDPSRKLPFAPFLLVGFAVTWFWIHLTV; encoded by the coding sequence GTGATCCATAGCGCAGTGGTGCTGTTGTGGTTGGGGCTGTGTGCCGTACAGGACGTTCGCCAGCGCTTGCTTGCCAATCGCCTGACGCTGGGCGCGGCGTTGTTGGCGTTGATCTACCTTGTGTGGACGGGCAACACCTGGCTCGGCGCTTCCGTCGGGCAGGGGCTGTGGGCGTTTTTTCTGGCGCTGCTGTTGACCTTGCCCGGTTATGCCCTGGGCCGCCTGGGCGCCGGTGATGTGAAGCTGCTCGCGGCCTTGGCGCTGGCCTCCAATGCCGACTACCTGCTGGGATCATTTGTGGGCGCCGCGATCGCCAATTTGCTGTGGCTGTTGGCAGCGCCAAAGCTTTGGCCGCTTATGAGTCAAGGGGTTAAAAACCATCTGGGTTACCTGGCACCGGATCCGTCAAGAAAACTACCGTTTGCACCGTTTTTACTGGTGGGTTTTGCCGTCACCTGGTTTTGGATCCATTTAACCGTTTGA
- a CDS encoding TadE/TadG family type IV pilus assembly protein, protein MKTSLPDKQKGAAAIEFIAVFVIFFAVFYGTVSYSLPLLLLQSFNQATAEAVRLSVGLDPNMQGYAGAVQSTARTAVANRLGWIPTAYKFDATSQVTTTFTGGLLSVQINYPSANLQAVLPFIVLPGIGTVPQLPTTLQAQSSLQF, encoded by the coding sequence ATGAAAACAAGCCTCCCGGATAAGCAAAAAGGCGCGGCAGCCATCGAGTTCATTGCCGTGTTCGTGATTTTTTTTGCCGTGTTCTACGGCACGGTCAGCTATAGCCTGCCGCTGCTGCTGTTGCAGTCGTTCAACCAGGCCACCGCCGAAGCCGTGCGCCTGAGCGTAGGGCTGGACCCTAATATGCAAGGCTACGCGGGTGCCGTGCAGAGCACCGCCAGAACAGCGGTGGCCAACCGCTTGGGGTGGATTCCCACTGCCTACAAATTCGATGCCACCAGCCAAGTCACCACCACCTTCACCGGCGGGCTGCTGTCTGTTCAGATCAATTACCCGTCGGCCAACCTCCAGGCGGTGTTGCCCTTTATTGTATTGCCCGGCATCGGCACCGTGCCGCAGCTGCCGACGACTCTGCAGGCCCAGTCGAGCCTGCAGTTTTGA
- a CDS encoding response regulator transcription factor produces the protein MNKLTSAVKVLVVDDQRLIVEELCEFLESSGFRCVPCESSQQALKRFTEDADIGLVLCDLHMPDMDGIELVQALQKVAGKQRAFEAIMLTGRADKQDVIKALRAGIADYYQKPINLDELLEGLQRQEAALEERKKELQLGHLNQKLQFLSESINDLYQDLDKARRSPPGHESDEVSAEEAGPVEIPAIFNQLSPRQLDVARLVGKGQTNYQIACELGITENTVKLYVSQVLRLTHMHNRTQLALALSPSNSALRQRVTAH, from the coding sequence GTGAACAAGCTTACCTCTGCTGTAAAAGTGCTCGTGGTCGACGATCAACGGCTGATCGTGGAAGAGCTCTGTGAATTTCTTGAAAGCAGCGGTTTCCGCTGTGTCCCGTGTGAATCCAGCCAGCAGGCGTTGAAGCGTTTTACCGAAGACGCCGACATTGGCCTGGTGCTGTGCGACCTGCATATGCCGGACATGGACGGCATCGAGTTGGTGCAGGCCCTGCAGAAGGTGGCAGGCAAGCAGCGCGCCTTTGAGGCGATCATGCTGACCGGCCGCGCGGATAAGCAGGATGTGATCAAGGCGCTGCGCGCGGGGATCGCGGATTACTATCAAAAGCCGATCAACCTCGATGAACTGCTCGAAGGCTTGCAGCGCCAGGAGGCGGCGCTGGAGGAGCGCAAGAAAGAGCTGCAACTGGGGCACTTGAACCAGAAGCTGCAATTTCTTTCCGAGTCCATCAACGACCTGTACCAGGACCTCGACAAAGCGCGCCGCAGCCCGCCAGGGCATGAGAGTGACGAAGTGTCAGCCGAAGAGGCCGGGCCGGTGGAGATTCCGGCGATCTTCAACCAGCTGTCGCCACGTCAGCTGGATGTGGCGCGGCTGGTGGGCAAGGGGCAGACCAACTATCAGATTGCCTGTGAGCTGGGCATTACCGAGAACACCGTGAAGCTGTATGTGTCCCAGGTGTTGCGCCTGACGCACATGCATAACCGCACGCAATTGGCGCTGGCGTTGTCGCCGAGTAATTCGGCGCTGCGCCAGCGAGTCACTGCCCACTGA
- a CDS encoding DUF3613 domain-containing protein, translated as MKMPYLTSLAVLALPLGVMAIEPGPSSPQQAVTESWLTLQSSGKAASSTQQKASAAERDLAAQRLLESYKHPIPEYFDQKAGGTTQGGS; from the coding sequence ATGAAAATGCCTTATCTCACCAGCCTCGCCGTACTCGCATTGCCCCTGGGCGTCATGGCCATCGAGCCCGGCCCGTCTTCGCCGCAGCAAGCGGTGACCGAAAGCTGGCTGACCTTGCAGTCCAGCGGGAAAGCGGCCTCCAGCACCCAGCAAAAAGCCTCCGCCGCCGAACGTGACCTGGCGGCGCAACGCTTGCTGGAAAGCTACAAGCACCCGATTCCGGAATACTTCGATCAGAAGGCGGGCGGGACAACCCAGGGCGGTAGTTGA
- a CDS encoding type II secretion system F family protein, with the protein MAIPLLISAVMLLAALALVLANLLKHRRGQRLVAQRLQGQMGRERTLNTLMRQLGNSPIAQRSVSLDNETQLLLSRVGWRQASQRSMFAALQVGTPLVALGVVLVGQQLLFPHTASPWLAPLIGMGIGYLLPKRILARAAKARQQRISREVSTFIPLLRILFESGMAVEQALRVLSIEAQRLLPDLTYELRLILTRVDSGLELSEELGKTARMLAVDEFSDTCTILQQLVQQGGGAMKSLLALKQLLDDRRLTRIQEFVSKMSAKMSVVMMVFLFPALLIVLGGPAFIGISRALSNL; encoded by the coding sequence ATGGCTATCCCACTGCTGATCAGCGCCGTAATGCTCCTGGCCGCCCTGGCGCTGGTGCTGGCCAACCTGCTCAAACACCGGCGCGGCCAGCGCCTGGTCGCCCAGCGCTTGCAGGGCCAGATGGGGCGTGAACGCACGCTCAACACGTTGATGCGTCAATTGGGCAACAGCCCTATCGCGCAACGCTCGGTCAGCCTGGACAACGAAACCCAACTGTTGCTCAGCCGCGTCGGTTGGCGCCAGGCCAGCCAGCGCTCGATGTTCGCGGCCCTGCAGGTCGGCACGCCGCTAGTGGCGCTGGGCGTGGTGCTGGTGGGCCAGCAGTTGCTGTTTCCCCACACTGCCTCGCCATGGCTGGCGCCCTTGATCGGCATGGGCATCGGTTACCTGTTGCCTAAACGCATCCTGGCCAGGGCCGCCAAGGCGCGCCAGCAGCGTATCTCCCGGGAGGTCTCGACCTTCATTCCGCTGCTGCGCATCCTGTTCGAGTCCGGCATGGCGGTTGAACAAGCACTGCGCGTGCTGAGCATTGAAGCGCAGCGCCTGCTGCCGGACCTTACCTATGAACTGCGCCTGATCCTGACGCGTGTCGACTCCGGCCTGGAGCTGAGCGAAGAGCTGGGCAAGACCGCGCGGATGCTGGCCGTAGATGAATTCAGCGACACCTGCACCATCCTCCAGCAACTGGTCCAGCAAGGCGGCGGTGCGATGAAATCGCTGCTGGCGCTCAAGCAACTGCTCGACGACCGCCGCCTCACTCGCATCCAGGAATTCGTGTCGAAGATGTCGGCAAAGATGTCGGTGGTGATGATGGTGTTCCTGTTTCCCGCCCTGTTGATCGTGCTCGGGGGGCCGGCGTTCATCGGCATCTCCCGGGCCTTGAGTAACTTATGA
- a CDS encoding type II secretion system F family protein — MTGAILLLICLILIGLSIRSFQNGLRRAQTERVLSRLAEGQPQLSEEANQWSGVERMFLRAGLGKPTDSLGLWLAIWALGVALGLLVAGWLGLLVMLVLPPLLLRLYIAWRYQRRIKRMIEQLPQLLDHTVRSLKAGRTLADSVLGGIEISEDPLQQAMGRIQRNVQLGVSLPESTHDFAEFYERDEFRLFALGLKINHRYGGNASELLENLIKMIREREQAARQLRALTGETRVTAYVLGALPISMIGYFLAVNPAYLMTMWNDGTGRILLFVALGMQLLGCFALWRMLRSV, encoded by the coding sequence ATGACCGGGGCCATTTTGCTACTCATCTGCCTGATCCTGATCGGCCTGTCGATCCGCTCCTTTCAGAACGGCCTGCGCCGTGCCCAGACCGAGCGGGTGCTGAGCCGGCTCGCCGAGGGCCAGCCGCAGCTCAGCGAAGAAGCCAACCAGTGGAGTGGCGTGGAGCGGATGTTCCTGCGCGCAGGCCTGGGCAAACCCACCGACAGCCTGGGCCTGTGGCTGGCGATCTGGGCCTTGGGCGTGGCGTTGGGGCTGCTGGTGGCCGGCTGGCTCGGCCTGCTGGTGATGCTGGTGCTGCCGCCGCTGCTGCTGCGCCTGTACATCGCCTGGCGCTACCAGCGGCGCATCAAGCGCATGATCGAACAGCTGCCGCAATTGCTCGACCACACCGTGCGCAGCCTCAAGGCCGGGCGCACCCTGGCGGACTCGGTGCTGGGCGGCATCGAGATCAGCGAAGACCCGTTGCAACAGGCCATGGGCCGTATTCAGCGCAACGTACAGTTGGGCGTGAGCCTGCCGGAGTCGACCCACGACTTTGCCGAGTTCTACGAGCGTGATGAGTTTCGCCTGTTTGCGCTGGGCTTGAAGATCAACCATCGCTATGGCGGCAACGCCAGCGAACTGCTGGAAAACCTGATCAAGATGATCCGCGAGCGCGAGCAGGCCGCGCGCCAATTGCGCGCCTTGACCGGCGAAACCCGGGTGACCGCCTACGTGCTCGGCGCCCTGCCCATCTCGATGATCGGCTACTTCCTGGCGGTGAACCCGGCGTACCTGATGACCATGTGGAACGACGGCACCGGGCGCATCCTGTTGTTCGTGGCACTGGGCATGCAGCTGCTGGGTTGCTTCGCCTTGTGGCGCATGCTGCGGAGCGTATGA
- a CDS encoding tetratricopeptide repeat protein — MKALIAGLSLLLLGGCATNGQTPWAALTAGGSCPKPGSDQELALNLADEMAGDGKLHASLANLQNLPANLPQVRLRQAKAYRLLGRSEAQGLYQSLIGTCMAAEGEHGLGQLASAKGDNGQALAHLQRAARLAPTDEKIRNDLGVVYLNQLRLEDARFEFMTAMELKQSEPLAAINLVTLMIYQDNWKQAAQVASQMNLSPEQVTEAQARAEKLKGASVPVAKVKDQVATTSDAASTLRN; from the coding sequence ATGAAAGCCTTGATAGCCGGTTTGAGCCTGTTGCTGCTCGGGGGTTGCGCCACCAACGGCCAAACCCCATGGGCGGCCCTGACGGCGGGCGGCAGTTGCCCCAAACCCGGGTCGGACCAGGAACTGGCGCTGAACCTGGCCGATGAAATGGCCGGTGACGGCAAGCTGCACGCCAGCCTGGCCAACCTGCAGAACCTGCCGGCCAACCTGCCCCAGGTGCGTCTGCGCCAGGCCAAGGCGTATCGCCTGCTCGGGCGCAGCGAGGCGCAGGGGCTTTATCAAAGCCTGATCGGCACCTGCATGGCGGCCGAAGGCGAACACGGCCTGGGCCAGTTGGCCTCGGCCAAAGGCGACAACGGCCAGGCCCTGGCGCACTTGCAACGTGCGGCCCGGTTGGCGCCGACGGATGAAAAAATCCGCAACGACCTGGGCGTGGTGTACCTCAACCAGCTGCGCCTGGAAGACGCACGCTTCGAGTTCATGACCGCCATGGAGCTCAAGCAGAGCGAGCCGCTGGCGGCGATCAATCTGGTGACCCTGATGATCTATCAGGACAACTGGAAGCAGGCCGCGCAGGTGGCCAGCCAAATGAACCTGAGCCCTGAACAGGTGACCGAGGCCCAGGCCCGCGCCGAGAAGCTCAAAGGCGCCAGCGTGCCCGTCGCCAAGGTCAAAGACCAGGTGGCGACCACGAGTGATGCCGCAAGCACCCTGAGGAATTGA
- a CDS encoding PAS domain-containing sensor histidine kinase: MTSGDRLFGRLLGRNSALEIDTHAPPSAGLHVRLDSQGHVLDLSGTLRPQLPPLVNSPRLHELLSAHSAVTVEGVPADWQRHSLDLDFNGLAGQVLHTRGTLHPHDNGWLLHAVDIGDLLGGRQLAEQREQNHQLTSRVSEQLRVCSLSRLPEVFNEQLSSVAQRWRIPCVALALLDQEDQGWMIYSQYANHDAPLFWQTGQRLGTCLDSLNGTTPLSLQAPYGRGEHPRLHSIFGNADGFLVPYRDGQGIAAWLLCGAYSGQPHSNDRDWLNLAAALAAPLLSRLREHRHHQQLERQEALQGLLGTGWFELLPTSGEIQLAPQLMRNLGPQDSPTRQALDLWLNLIHPADRQELHSRLRDLQTLGKPLLASVRLNRGEGATPTWYRVQGQVLGAGEQRRWVGFMLDISDIQNQQLQADAARARLDNLIASSPAVIYVQRYVDGALQPVFFSHSLLPLLGRTLAECTHDSLVQWVHPDDRDLYFQRTRQLLREGSVRSRYRVLDTYGDYHWLLDEAKLLRDDLGVPVEAVGLWLDVTEATLAAQQIKDSEERYRILVEDSPAMICRYRPDLTLTFGNTPLANYLECLPAHLRGMNLGEWLSTEQREAFVQRIHQLTPEFPVSTAEISLQLPGREHAWWVWSDRGVFDEHGALVEVQAVGRDNTEVRRSQQQLTQSAKMATLGEMATGLAHEINQPLNVMRMAIVNVLKRLSNGDVQIEYLTEKLQRIDAQVQRAARVVDHMRVFGRRSEVEQQPFDPAQALEGTLSLLSEGLRGKGVEVRLSQADIPVQIKGYVDQLEQVLINLMVNARDALLSQREKNPELRPWIAVHTEHDSRHVRIWVEDNGGGIDPRLLERIFEPFFTTKPIGVGTGLGLSVSYGIVENMGGRLSVSNGEHGARFCVELPRAIDA; the protein is encoded by the coding sequence TTGACTTCGGGAGACAGACTTTTCGGGCGCCTGCTCGGTCGCAATAGCGCACTGGAAATCGACACGCACGCGCCGCCGTCGGCCGGCTTGCATGTGCGGCTGGATAGCCAAGGCCACGTGCTCGACCTCAGCGGCACGCTGCGCCCACAGTTGCCGCCACTGGTTAACTCACCGCGTTTGCACGAACTGCTGAGCGCCCATAGCGCGGTAACGGTTGAGGGCGTTCCCGCCGACTGGCAGCGTCACAGCCTCGACCTGGATTTTAACGGGCTCGCCGGGCAAGTCCTGCACACCCGTGGCACGCTCCACCCCCACGACAATGGCTGGCTGCTGCATGCCGTAGACATCGGCGACTTGCTCGGCGGCCGGCAATTGGCCGAGCAGCGCGAACAGAACCACCAATTGACCAGCCGCGTCAGTGAGCAACTGCGCGTGTGCAGCCTCAGCCGCCTGCCCGAGGTGTTCAACGAACAGTTAAGCAGCGTGGCGCAGCGCTGGCGTATCCCCTGCGTGGCCCTGGCGCTGCTCGATCAGGAAGACCAGGGCTGGATGATCTACAGCCAGTACGCCAACCATGATGCACCGCTGTTCTGGCAGACTGGTCAGCGCCTCGGGACCTGCCTGGACAGCCTCAACGGCACCACGCCGCTGAGCCTGCAAGCACCTTATGGGCGCGGCGAGCACCCGCGTCTGCACAGTATTTTCGGCAATGCCGATGGCTTCCTTGTGCCCTATCGCGATGGCCAAGGCATCGCCGCATGGCTGTTGTGCGGTGCCTACAGCGGCCAGCCACACAGCAACGACCGCGACTGGCTGAACCTCGCCGCCGCCCTCGCCGCGCCGCTGCTCAGCCGCCTGCGCGAACACCGCCACCATCAACAACTCGAACGCCAGGAGGCGTTGCAAGGCCTGTTGGGCACGGGCTGGTTTGAGTTGTTGCCCACCAGCGGCGAAATCCAGCTCGCGCCCCAATTGATGCGCAACCTCGGCCCACAGGACAGCCCGACCCGGCAAGCCCTCGACTTGTGGCTGAACCTCATCCACCCCGCCGACCGCCAGGAGCTGCACAGCCGTCTGCGCGACCTGCAAACCCTCGGCAAACCCTTGCTCGCCAGCGTGCGCCTCAACCGAGGCGAGGGCGCCACGCCGACTTGGTATCGCGTACAGGGCCAAGTGCTGGGCGCCGGTGAACAGCGGCGCTGGGTCGGCTTTATGCTCGACATCAGCGACATCCAGAACCAGCAACTCCAAGCCGACGCCGCCCGCGCCCGGCTGGACAACCTGATCGCCAGCTCACCGGCGGTGATCTATGTGCAGCGCTATGTGGACGGCGCGCTGCAGCCGGTGTTTTTCAGTCACAGCCTGCTGCCCCTGCTCGGTCGCACCCTCGCCGAATGCACCCACGACAGCCTGGTGCAATGGGTACACCCGGACGACCGCGACCTGTACTTCCAGCGCACCCGCCAGCTGCTGCGCGAAGGCAGCGTGCGCAGCCGTTATCGCGTGCTAGACACATACGGGGATTACCACTGGCTGCTCGACGAAGCCAAGCTGTTGCGCGACGACCTGGGCGTGCCGGTGGAAGCCGTCGGCCTGTGGCTGGATGTGACCGAGGCGACCTTGGCCGCGCAGCAAATCAAGGACAGTGAGGAGCGCTACCGCATCCTCGTAGAAGACTCCCCGGCGATGATCTGCCGCTACCGCCCGGACCTTACCCTGACCTTCGGCAATACGCCGCTGGCCAACTACCTGGAGTGCCTGCCCGCACACTTGCGCGGGATGAACCTGGGTGAATGGCTGTCGACCGAACAGCGCGAAGCATTTGTGCAGCGCATCCACCAGCTGACACCGGAGTTCCCGGTGAGCACGGCCGAAATCAGCCTGCAATTGCCCGGCCGCGAACACGCCTGGTGGGTGTGGTCGGACCGAGGCGTTTTCGATGAGCATGGCGCCCTGGTCGAAGTGCAGGCCGTGGGCCGCGACAACACCGAGGTGCGGCGCTCCCAACAGCAACTCACGCAAAGCGCAAAAATGGCCACCCTCGGTGAAATGGCTACGGGCCTGGCCCATGAGATCAATCAGCCGCTGAATGTGATGCGCATGGCCATCGTCAATGTGCTCAAGCGCCTGAGCAATGGCGACGTGCAGATCGAGTACCTGACCGAAAAACTCCAGCGCATCGACGCCCAGGTGCAGCGTGCGGCGCGGGTGGTCGACCATATGCGCGTGTTCGGCCGCCGCTCGGAGGTCGAGCAGCAACCTTTCGACCCGGCGCAGGCGTTGGAGGGCACGTTGTCGTTGCTCAGTGAAGGCCTGCGTGGCAAAGGCGTTGAAGTGCGCCTGAGCCAGGCGGATATCCCGGTGCAGATCAAAGGCTACGTCGACCAGCTGGAGCAAGTGCTGATTAACCTGATGGTCAACGCCCGCGATGCGCTGCTGAGCCAACGCGAGAAGAACCCTGAGCTGCGCCCCTGGATTGCCGTGCACACCGAACACGACAGCCGCCACGTGCGCATCTGGGTCGAAGACAACGGCGGCGGCATCGACCCGCGCTTGCTGGAGCGCATCTTCGAACCGTTTTTTACCACCAAGCCGATTGGCGTGGGCACCGGCTTAGGCTTGTCGGTGAGTTACGGCATCGTCGAAAACATGGGCGGGCGCCTGAGCGTCAGCAACGGCGAACACGGCGCACGGTTCTGCGTGGAACTGCCGAGGGCCATCGACGCTTAA
- a CDS encoding pilus assembly protein: MSDSLSQTFLAITRNTTDLEWLQGALAPLGQVVSAGSGTLDELLALVDVTFANLVFVGLDREHVVAQSALIEGALEAKPMLAIVALGDGMDNQLVLNAMRAGARDFVAYGSRSSEVAGLVRRLSKRLPPVTTNTQLGGLTVLYGTQSNADGALLASHLALVVQKSGQQTLLLDLGLPRGDSLALLGLESSFNFGDALRHLRRLDTTLINSAFTTAEDGLRILAYAPNDEPLEQTSAAELYMLLSALRQHFQHIVVNLAGQPDSEALRTFVSHCDKLLWCTDQSVLDCRRNLGVLNQWREKGMKLEHAKLLVDRYIKGCAPDADALGKSYGLEVIAVLPLSPEVRLNAKNQGQTLFALAPRETLTHNLKTLGERLAKRSEGMKKPSHTWFERLLRAGK, translated from the coding sequence ATGAGCGATAGCCTGAGCCAGACGTTTCTGGCAATCACGCGCAACACCACCGACCTGGAATGGCTGCAGGGCGCACTGGCGCCACTTGGCCAAGTGGTCAGCGCCGGCAGCGGCACCCTTGACGAGCTGCTGGCGCTGGTGGACGTGACCTTCGCCAACCTGGTGTTTGTCGGCCTTGACCGCGAACACGTGGTGGCCCAAAGCGCGCTGATCGAAGGCGCGCTGGAGGCCAAGCCGATGCTTGCTATCGTCGCCCTCGGCGATGGCATGGACAACCAGCTAGTGCTCAATGCCATGCGCGCCGGTGCGCGTGATTTTGTCGCCTACGGCTCACGTTCCAGCGAAGTCGCCGGGCTGGTACGCCGCCTGAGCAAACGCCTGCCGCCGGTGACCACCAACACTCAACTGGGTGGCCTCACCGTGCTGTACGGCACCCAAAGCAATGCCGACGGCGCACTGTTGGCCAGCCACTTGGCGCTGGTGGTGCAAAAGAGCGGCCAGCAAACCCTGTTGCTCGACCTGGGCCTGCCACGCGGTGACAGCCTGGCGCTGCTGGGGCTGGAAAGCTCGTTCAATTTCGGCGATGCCTTGCGCCACCTCAGGCGCCTGGACACCACCTTGATCAACAGCGCGTTTACCACCGCCGAAGACGGCCTGCGCATCCTCGCCTACGCCCCCAATGACGAGCCCCTGGAGCAGACCAGCGCCGCCGAGCTGTACATGCTGCTCAGTGCCTTGCGCCAGCACTTCCAGCACATCGTAGTGAACCTCGCCGGCCAGCCGGACAGCGAAGCGCTGCGCACCTTTGTCAGCCACTGCGACAAGCTGCTGTGGTGCACTGACCAGAGCGTTCTGGACTGCCGGCGCAACCTTGGCGTGCTGAACCAGTGGCGCGAAAAAGGCATGAAGCTGGAACACGCCAAGCTGTTGGTCGACCGCTACATCAAAGGCTGTGCGCCCGACGCCGATGCCCTGGGCAAAAGCTATGGGCTGGAGGTGATCGCGGTGCTACCGCTGAGCCCGGAGGTGCGCCTGAATGCCAAGAACCAAGGGCAAACCCTGTTTGCCCTGGCCCCACGAGAAACCCTGACCCACAACCTCAAAACTCTGGGCGAGCGCCTGGCAAAACGCTCCGAAGGCATGAAAAAACCCTCGCACACCTGGTTTGAACGCTTGCTGAGAGCCGGCAAATGA